Proteins from one Paenibacillus amylolyticus genomic window:
- the araA gene encoding L-arabinose isomerase, producing the protein MSAAKEFWFVVGSQHLYGEEALGEVKANAQKITDALNASGVLPYPLVLQDLAVTADKITSIMKEVNYRDEVAGVITWMHTFSPAKMWIRGTKLLQKPLLHLATQFNESIPWATIDMDFMNLNQAAHGDREYGFINARLKKQNKIVVGYWERPEVQQQVADWMDVAVAFNEGFNLKVARFGDNMRNVGVTEGDKVEAQIQFGWTVDYFGIGDLVQYVNAVTEQEIDDLIAQYKDLYEFDYGTNSKEAWEASVRVQASYEIAIKRFLDEGGYSAFTTNFEDLHGMKQLPGLAVQRLMAQGYGFAGEGDWKTAALDRLLKIMAHNENTGFMEDYTYEMAAGQEAILQSHMLEVDPTLASTKPRIIVSPLGIGDREDPARLVFDGKAGEGVVVSMADFGTHYKLLINEVSAFEPTVPAPNLPVARVLWSVKPNFQDGVKAWIENGGGHHTVVSLNLTTDQIVTYAKLVNLEYVIIK; encoded by the coding sequence ATGTCAGCAGCAAAAGAATTCTGGTTTGTCGTCGGTTCACAGCACTTGTACGGAGAAGAAGCGCTGGGCGAAGTAAAAGCTAACGCACAGAAAATTACGGATGCCCTTAATGCCAGCGGCGTACTGCCGTACCCGCTTGTATTGCAGGATCTGGCGGTAACCGCAGATAAAATCACGAGCATCATGAAAGAAGTCAACTATCGCGACGAAGTAGCAGGTGTCATCACATGGATGCATACCTTCTCCCCGGCGAAAATGTGGATTCGTGGTACAAAATTGCTGCAAAAACCTTTGCTGCACTTGGCGACTCAATTCAACGAAAGCATTCCGTGGGCAACCATCGATATGGACTTCATGAACCTGAACCAAGCGGCACATGGTGACCGCGAATATGGCTTCATCAATGCTCGTTTGAAAAAACAAAACAAAATCGTTGTTGGCTACTGGGAGCGCCCGGAAGTGCAACAGCAGGTTGCAGACTGGATGGACGTAGCGGTTGCCTTTAACGAAGGCTTTAACCTCAAAGTCGCTCGCTTCGGAGATAACATGCGCAACGTTGGCGTGACAGAAGGCGATAAAGTGGAAGCACAGATCCAATTCGGATGGACGGTTGATTACTTCGGCATTGGCGACCTCGTGCAATACGTGAACGCTGTAACGGAGCAGGAAATCGACGATCTGATTGCTCAGTATAAAGACCTCTACGAATTCGATTATGGTACGAACAGCAAGGAAGCTTGGGAAGCCAGTGTACGTGTGCAAGCAAGCTATGAGATTGCGATCAAACGTTTCCTGGACGAAGGTGGTTACAGTGCCTTCACGACGAACTTCGAAGATCTGCATGGCATGAAACAGCTTCCGGGTCTGGCAGTGCAACGCCTGATGGCGCAAGGGTATGGATTTGCCGGTGAGGGTGACTGGAAAACAGCTGCACTGGATCGTTTGCTGAAAATCATGGCCCATAACGAGAACACGGGCTTCATGGAAGATTACACCTACGAGATGGCTGCTGGACAGGAAGCGATCCTGCAATCGCACATGCTTGAAGTCGATCCGACACTTGCCAGCACGAAACCGAGAATCATCGTGTCCCCACTGGGGATTGGCGATCGCGAAGATCCGGCACGTCTTGTGTTCGACGGCAAAGCAGGCGAAGGGGTCGTGGTATCCATGGCAGACTTCGGTACCCACTACAAACTGCTGATCAATGAAGTATCTGCATTCGAGCCTACCGTTCCAGCACCTAACCTGCCGGTAGCGCGTGTATTGTGGAGCGTGAAGCCGAACTTCCAGGATGGCGTTAAAGCATGGATCGAAAATGGTGGCGGTCACCATACGGTTGTATCCTTGAACCTGACGACAGATCAGATCGTGACATATGCGAAGCTGGTGAATCTGGAGTACGTTATTATTAAGTAA